One stretch of Streptomyces peucetius DNA includes these proteins:
- the glgX gene encoding glycogen debranching protein GlgX, with protein sequence MSSAAEQETVREEVPGGPPGTRSAVAGAAAGRLGRDGRGPDTARGRPPVWPGAPTPLGARYRVGPDGVAGTNFALWAGGAEGVELCLFDESGEETRLPLTELTHEIWHGFVPGVGPGRRYGYRVHGRWDPWTGARWNPAKLLLDPYARAVDGDFRLPPEVYGHVRDWPEQHVADTVRDDRDSAPYVPKGVVVHDDAGGDEWMDDRRPKTPWADSVIYEVHVRGFTKRHPGIPEELRGTYAGLAHPAAIEHLVRLGVTAVELLPVHQFAHEDHLLRRGLVNYWGYNSIGYFAPHAAYAASGTAGQQVGEFKRMVRALHAAGIEVVLDVVYNHTAEAGELGPMLSLRGIDNRGYYRLQPDARRYADYTGCGNTLHVVQPQVLRLITDSLRYWVTEMGVDGFRFDLAAALARSMHDVDMLSPFLAVIAQDPVLRRVKLIAEPWDVGNGGYQVGAFPPLWTEWNDRYRDAVRDFWRGALPDVRDLGYRLSGSSDLYAWGGRRPYASINFITAHDGFTLRDLVSYERKHNEANGEGNRDGTNDNRSWNCGAEGESDDPDINALRRRQLRNLLTTLLLSTGVPMLVAGDEMGRTQGGSNNAYCQDNEVSWLDWSLLDEPGPAGLLELTRRLLALRHRHPVLRRRAFFSGRPQTADGLRDLAWFTADGREMTEGDWYARSATLALYLSGRDIPGRDARGQQVTDDSFLTVLHAAAQPVDFRLPGPPWAEAYELVVDTSQEDQAAPPGTVHEGGAVVRVPARSVLLLRVRA encoded by the coding sequence GTGTCGAGCGCAGCCGAGCAGGAGACGGTGCGGGAGGAGGTGCCGGGCGGGCCGCCCGGCACCCGTTCGGCGGTGGCCGGGGCGGCCGCGGGCCGCCTGGGGCGGGACGGCCGCGGACCGGACACGGCCCGTGGCCGGCCACCGGTGTGGCCGGGGGCGCCGACGCCGCTGGGGGCGCGGTACCGGGTGGGGCCCGACGGGGTCGCGGGGACCAATTTCGCCCTGTGGGCGGGCGGCGCGGAGGGCGTGGAGCTCTGCCTCTTCGACGAGTCGGGCGAGGAGACCCGGCTGCCGCTCACCGAACTGACCCATGAGATCTGGCACGGCTTCGTGCCCGGCGTCGGCCCCGGCCGGCGCTACGGCTACCGGGTGCACGGCCGCTGGGACCCCTGGACGGGTGCGCGCTGGAATCCGGCCAAGCTGCTGCTCGATCCGTACGCCCGCGCGGTCGACGGGGACTTCCGGCTGCCGCCCGAGGTGTACGGGCACGTCCGCGACTGGCCGGAGCAGCACGTCGCCGACACCGTGCGCGACGACCGGGACTCCGCCCCGTACGTGCCCAAGGGGGTCGTGGTCCACGACGACGCGGGCGGCGACGAGTGGATGGACGACCGCAGGCCCAAGACGCCGTGGGCGGACTCGGTCATCTACGAGGTGCACGTACGCGGGTTCACCAAGCGCCACCCCGGCATCCCGGAGGAGCTGCGCGGCACATACGCGGGGCTCGCCCACCCGGCGGCGATCGAGCACCTGGTGCGGCTCGGGGTGACGGCGGTGGAGCTGCTGCCGGTGCACCAGTTCGCGCACGAGGACCATCTGCTGCGGCGCGGGCTCGTCAACTACTGGGGCTACAACTCCATCGGCTACTTCGCCCCGCACGCGGCCTACGCGGCGTCGGGCACCGCGGGCCAGCAGGTCGGCGAGTTCAAGCGGATGGTGCGGGCGCTGCACGCCGCCGGGATCGAGGTCGTCCTCGACGTGGTCTACAACCACACGGCGGAGGCGGGCGAACTGGGGCCGATGCTCTCCCTGCGCGGCATCGACAACCGCGGCTACTACCGACTCCAGCCGGACGCCCGCAGGTACGCGGACTACACGGGGTGCGGCAACACCCTGCATGTGGTGCAGCCGCAGGTGCTGCGGCTCATCACCGACTCGCTGCGCTACTGGGTGACCGAGATGGGCGTCGACGGCTTCCGTTTCGACCTGGCGGCGGCCCTCGCCCGCTCGATGCACGACGTCGACATGCTGTCCCCGTTCCTGGCCGTCATCGCACAGGACCCGGTGCTGCGGCGGGTGAAGCTGATCGCCGAGCCGTGGGACGTGGGCAACGGCGGCTACCAGGTCGGCGCGTTCCCGCCGCTGTGGACCGAGTGGAACGACCGCTACCGCGATGCCGTACGGGACTTCTGGCGCGGCGCCCTGCCCGACGTCCGCGACCTCGGCTACCGGCTGTCCGGCTCCAGCGACCTGTACGCCTGGGGCGGCCGGCGGCCGTACGCGTCGATCAACTTCATCACCGCCCACGACGGCTTCACCCTGCGCGACCTGGTCAGCTACGAGCGCAAGCACAACGAGGCCAACGGCGAGGGCAACCGCGACGGGACGAACGACAACCGGTCCTGGAACTGCGGCGCCGAGGGCGAGAGTGACGACCCGGACATCAACGCGCTGCGCCGCCGGCAGCTGCGCAACCTGCTGACCACGCTGCTGCTGTCGACGGGCGTCCCGATGCTCGTCGCGGGTGACGAGATGGGCCGCACCCAGGGCGGCAGCAACAACGCCTACTGCCAGGACAACGAGGTCAGCTGGCTGGACTGGTCGCTCCTCGACGAGCCCGGCCCGGCGGGTCTGCTGGAGCTCACCCGGCGGCTGCTCGCACTGCGCCACCGCCATCCGGTGCTGCGCAGACGCGCCTTCTTCTCCGGCCGGCCGCAGACGGCGGACGGGCTGCGGGACCTCGCCTGGTTCACCGCCGACGGCAGGGAGATGACGGAGGGCGACTGGTACGCCCGGTCCGCCACCCTCGCCCTGTACCTCTCGGGCCGCGACATCCCCGGCCGCGACGCACGCGGGCAGCAGGTCACCGACGACAGTTTCCTGACGGTGCTGCACGCGGCGGCACAGCCGGTGGACTTCCGTCTGCCGGGCCCGCCGTGGGCGGAGGCGTACGAGCTGGTGGTCGACACCTCGCAGGAGGATCAGGCGGCCCCGCCGGGCACGGTCCACGAGGGGGGTGCGGTGGTGCGGGTGCCGGCCCGGTCCGTGCTCCTGCTGCGGGTGCGGGCGTAG
- a CDS encoding L,D-transpeptidase produces MRHVLMRAGRRAAVALAGAGLIAGLVGCSGGTFGIGDKPGVEDTIRVTPEDGAKKVRPDDTVEVRLPSGRLERVTVTRIEDAARTEVEGEISENGLRWRPKEGSRLKPAAKYSVDVVALDGHGRRAARHTTFTTLVPESRFIGYFKPENRQTVGTGMIVSFAFNREIENRAAVERAIRVSSKPPVEVVGHWFGKERLDFRPRTYWKPGTEVTVDMRLRDVEAAPDVYGIQDKTVTFTVGRSQVSRVDASEHTMRVVRDGELLATLPVTAGAPKTTTYNGKMVVTEMYDVTRMNGATVGFTKKDGRSEYDIKDVPHAIRLTTSGTFLHGNYWEPADTFGSTNVSHGCVGLRDDKGGSSESPAGWFYDRTLIGDVVEVVGSKDKTVAPDNGLGGWNLDWERWKAGSALR; encoded by the coding sequence GTGAGACATGTACTGATGCGGGCAGGACGCAGGGCCGCCGTCGCCCTGGCAGGGGCAGGACTGATCGCGGGCCTCGTCGGCTGCTCCGGCGGGACCTTCGGTATCGGGGACAAGCCGGGAGTGGAGGACACGATCCGGGTGACTCCCGAGGACGGCGCGAAGAAGGTGCGCCCCGACGACACCGTCGAGGTGCGGCTGCCGAGCGGCAGGCTGGAGCGGGTCACCGTCACGCGGATCGAGGACGCCGCGAGGACCGAGGTCGAGGGCGAGATCTCCGAGAACGGTCTCCGGTGGAGACCCAAGGAGGGCAGCCGTCTGAAACCCGCCGCCAAGTACAGCGTGGACGTGGTGGCACTGGACGGCCACGGCCGCCGGGCGGCCCGCCACACGACGTTCACGACCCTGGTGCCGGAGAGCCGGTTCATCGGCTACTTCAAACCGGAGAACCGTCAGACGGTCGGCACCGGCATGATCGTTTCCTTCGCGTTCAACCGGGAGATCGAGAACCGGGCGGCCGTCGAACGCGCCATCCGCGTCAGCTCGAAGCCGCCGGTGGAGGTCGTCGGCCACTGGTTCGGCAAGGAGCGGCTCGACTTCCGTCCCCGTACCTACTGGAAACCGGGTACCGAGGTCACCGTCGACATGCGGCTGCGTGACGTGGAGGCCGCGCCCGACGTGTACGGCATCCAGGACAAGACCGTCACCTTCACCGTCGGCCGGTCCCAGGTGTCCCGTGTCGACGCGTCGGAGCACACCATGCGGGTCGTGCGCGACGGGGAGCTGCTGGCGACGCTCCCCGTCACCGCCGGTGCGCCGAAGACCACGACGTACAACGGGAAGATGGTGGTCACGGAGATGTACGACGTGACGCGCATGAACGGCGCGACCGTCGGCTTCACCAAGAAGGACGGCAGGAGCGAGTACGACATCAAGGACGTACCGCACGCCATCCGGCTGACCACCTCCGGCACCTTCCTGCACGGCAACTACTGGGAGCCCGCCGACACGTTCGGCTCCACCAACGTCTCGCACGGCTGCGTGGGGCTGCGGGACGACAAGGGCGGCAGCAGCGAGTCGCCGGCCGGCTGGTTCTACGACCGGACCCTGATCGGTGACGTGGTGGAGGTCGTCGGCTCCAAGGACAAGACGGTCGCACCGGACAACGGCCTCGGCGGCTGGAACCTGGACTGGGAGCGGTGGAAGGCGGGTTCCGCACTGCGCTGA
- a CDS encoding L,D-transpeptidase: MNGQPISGASAGTGRWRGGAALSALVMGAMLVLTACGGGGGSGKGGDTDPGRKDGSGKVENAASQAVVTITPKDGADAVATSGALKVTAAKGKLTTVVVQDDKGTKIDGKLAADGASWEPLHHLAGSTKYKVHAIAEDAEGRESAKDTSFTTLVPENTFIGHYTPEDKTTVGVGMPVSINFTRGITEPEAVEKAITVTTEPSVPVEGHWFGNDRLDFRPEKYWSPGTKVTVRLNLDGVEGRPGVYGKQAKSFSFTIGRSQVSTVDASAKTMKVVRDGKEIKNIPITAGAPSTTTYNGQMVISEKYKVTRMNGATVGFGGEYDIKDVPHAMRLSTSGTFIHGNYWASPGTFGSANVSHGCVGLRDVRGAYDKNTPSAWFYNNSIIGDVVIVKNSKDKQIAPDNGLNGWNMSWAEWTK, translated from the coding sequence GTGAACGGGCAGCCGATATCGGGGGCATCGGCCGGAACCGGACGCTGGCGCGGGGGCGCCGCGCTGTCCGCTCTGGTCATGGGGGCGATGCTGGTACTGACCGCCTGCGGCGGGGGTGGGGGCTCCGGCAAGGGCGGTGACACGGATCCCGGCCGCAAGGACGGCAGCGGGAAGGTCGAGAACGCGGCCTCGCAGGCGGTGGTCACCATCACGCCGAAGGACGGCGCGGACGCGGTGGCGACCAGCGGCGCGCTCAAGGTCACCGCGGCGAAGGGCAAGCTGACCACGGTCGTCGTGCAGGACGACAAGGGCACGAAGATCGACGGCAAACTGGCGGCGGACGGCGCGAGCTGGGAACCGCTGCACCATCTGGCCGGCTCGACCAAGTACAAGGTGCACGCGATCGCCGAGGACGCGGAAGGCCGGGAGTCGGCCAAGGACACGAGCTTCACCACCCTCGTGCCCGAGAACACCTTCATCGGCCACTACACGCCGGAGGACAAAACCACCGTCGGCGTCGGCATGCCGGTCTCCATCAACTTCACCCGCGGCATCACCGAGCCGGAGGCCGTCGAGAAGGCCATCACGGTCACCACGGAGCCGTCCGTGCCGGTCGAGGGCCACTGGTTCGGCAACGACCGCCTCGACTTCCGCCCCGAGAAGTACTGGTCCCCCGGCACCAAGGTGACGGTCAGGCTCAACCTCGACGGCGTCGAGGGCCGGCCGGGTGTGTACGGCAAGCAGGCCAAGAGCTTCTCGTTCACCATCGGCCGCAGCCAGGTCTCCACCGTCGACGCGAGCGCCAAGACCATGAAGGTCGTGCGCGACGGCAAGGAGATCAAGAACATCCCGATCACCGCGGGCGCGCCGTCGACGACCACGTACAACGGGCAGATGGTCATCAGCGAGAAGTACAAGGTGACCCGCATGAACGGTGCCACCGTGGGCTTCGGCGGCGAGTACGACATCAAGGACGTGCCGCACGCGATGCGACTGTCCACCTCGGGCACGTTCATCCACGGCAACTACTGGGCCTCGCCGGGCACGTTCGGCTCGGCGAACGTCAGCCACGGGTGCGTCGGGCTGCGCGACGTGCGCGGCGCGTACGACAAGAACACCCCGTCGGCCTGGTTCTACAACAACTCGATCATCGGTGACGTGGTGATCGTGAAGAACTCCAAGGACAAGCAGATCGCCCCCGACAACGGCCTCAACGGCTGGAACATGTCCTGGGCCGAGTGGACGAAGTAG
- a CDS encoding ABC transporter ATP-binding protein, translating to MPTTHSDTRDRSAVRSLLRLWPYVRPVRTRLFSAAFVAVVASCLSLVIPLVLKWIVDGPVAGRDPGGVWFGALLLLALGIAEALLFGFRRWLVARPLAGVEAAMRADLFRHLQRLPVAFHDRWASGQLLSRGTTDLMLLRMFLAFPLTFLLVNGTTILVGFVILLGQEWTLGLVLLLPVVPLVFVCSLFEARYSLVARKAQDQVGDLTTVVEESVLGIRIIKGFGRHRSQAEAFRALSERLRGTELGKARLLGSVWALITIIPELAIGAALVLGTIQVADGGLSAGTLVAFLSTALALRWPVESIGFLLAMSQEAATAADRYFEVLDAEEEQETYDAVSQPPSRGTDGGLRFEGVEFRYPDAPAGTAPVLARIDLHVRPGETMALVGGTGSGKTTLTALVPRLYEPTGGRITLDGQDITTMPRERLRELVSVAFEEPTLFSASVGENVLMGGAGGADDAELHRALDIAQAGFVDALPHGAATQVGEQGLSLSGGQRQRLALARAVVGRPRFLVLDDPLSALDVHTEALVEAALRRVLADTTALVVAHRPSTVMLADRVALLSGGRIAAVGTHHELLRTNAEYAWLMSGTDAERSAAEGNTP from the coding sequence ATGCCCACAACACATTCGGATACCCGGGACCGCTCCGCCGTGCGTTCGCTCCTGCGGCTGTGGCCGTACGTCCGGCCGGTCCGTACGCGTCTGTTCAGCGCCGCCTTCGTCGCCGTCGTGGCCTCGTGCCTGAGCCTCGTCATCCCGCTGGTGCTGAAGTGGATCGTCGACGGGCCGGTCGCCGGCCGCGACCCGGGCGGGGTCTGGTTCGGCGCGCTGCTCCTGCTGGCGCTGGGCATCGCGGAGGCGTTGCTGTTCGGATTCCGGCGGTGGCTGGTGGCCCGGCCGCTCGCCGGCGTCGAAGCGGCGATGCGGGCGGACCTGTTCCGGCATCTGCAGCGCCTCCCGGTGGCCTTCCACGACCGGTGGGCCTCGGGTCAGCTGCTCTCGCGCGGCACCACGGACCTGATGCTGCTGCGGATGTTCCTGGCGTTCCCCCTGACCTTCCTGCTCGTCAACGGCACCACGATCCTCGTCGGGTTCGTCATCCTGCTCGGGCAGGAGTGGACGCTCGGGCTCGTCCTGCTGCTCCCGGTCGTGCCGCTGGTCTTCGTCTGCTCGCTCTTCGAGGCCCGGTACTCCCTGGTCGCCCGGAAGGCGCAGGACCAGGTGGGGGACCTGACGACCGTCGTCGAGGAGAGCGTCCTCGGCATCCGGATCATCAAGGGCTTCGGCCGGCACCGCAGTCAGGCCGAGGCCTTCCGCGCCCTGTCGGAGCGGCTGCGCGGCACCGAACTCGGCAAGGCCCGCCTGCTGGGCAGCGTCTGGGCCCTGATCACGATCATCCCGGAGCTCGCCATCGGCGCGGCGCTGGTGCTGGGCACGATCCAGGTCGCGGACGGCGGCCTCTCCGCCGGCACGCTCGTGGCGTTCCTTTCGACGGCTCTGGCACTGCGCTGGCCGGTCGAGTCGATCGGCTTCCTGCTGGCCATGAGCCAGGAGGCGGCGACCGCGGCGGACCGGTACTTCGAGGTGCTGGACGCGGAGGAGGAGCAGGAGACGTACGACGCCGTCTCGCAGCCGCCGTCCCGGGGCACGGACGGGGGACTGCGCTTCGAGGGCGTCGAGTTCCGCTACCCCGACGCACCCGCGGGCACCGCGCCCGTCCTCGCCCGCATCGACTTGCACGTGCGCCCCGGCGAGACGATGGCCCTCGTCGGCGGCACGGGCAGCGGCAAGACCACGCTCACCGCCCTCGTACCGCGGCTGTACGAGCCGACCGGCGGGCGGATCACGCTCGACGGGCAGGACATCACCACCATGCCGCGCGAGCGGCTGCGGGAGCTGGTGTCGGTCGCCTTCGAGGAGCCGACGCTGTTCTCCGCGAGCGTCGGCGAGAACGTCCTGATGGGCGGCGCGGGCGGCGCCGACGACGCGGAGCTGCACCGCGCCCTGGACATCGCGCAGGCCGGCTTCGTGGACGCCCTGCCGCACGGCGCGGCCACCCAGGTCGGCGAGCAGGGCCTCAGCCTGTCCGGCGGCCAGCGCCAGCGCCTCGCGCTGGCGCGTGCCGTCGTCGGCCGGCCGCGCTTCCTGGTCCTCGACGACCCGCTCTCGGCGCTCGACGTCCACACGGAGGCGCTGGTGGAGGCGGCGCTGCGCCGGGTCCTCGCGGACACCACCGCGCTGGTGGTGGCCCACCGCCCCTCGACGGTGATGCTCGCGGACCGTGTCGCGCTGCTGTCGGGGGGCCGCATCGCCGCAGTGGGCACCCACCACGAACTGCTGCGTACGAACGCGGAGTACGCCTGGCTGATGTCCGGCACGGACGCCGAACGCAGCGCCGCCGAAGGGAACACACCGTGA
- a CDS encoding enoyl-CoA hydratase/isomerase family protein — translation MTVSLEVSEGVGTIRLDRPPMNALDIAVQDRLRELAEEAGRREDVRAVILYGGEKVFAAGADIKEMQEMDHTAMVVRSRALQESFTAVARIPKPVVAAVTGYALGGGCELALCADYRIAADNAKLGQPEILLGLIPGAGGTQRLSRLIGPSRAKDLIFTGRMVKAEEALTLGLVDRVVPAAEVYEQAHAWAAGLAKGPALALRAAKESVDAGLETDIETGLAVERNWFAGLFATEDRERGMRSFVEEGPGKAKFL, via the coding sequence ATGACCGTTTCACTCGAAGTCTCCGAAGGCGTCGGCACCATCAGGCTCGACCGCCCCCCGATGAACGCCCTCGACATCGCCGTCCAGGACCGGCTCCGTGAGCTCGCGGAGGAGGCCGGCCGGCGCGAGGACGTGCGGGCCGTCATCCTCTACGGCGGCGAGAAGGTGTTCGCGGCCGGCGCGGACATCAAGGAGATGCAGGAGATGGACCACACGGCGATGGTCGTGCGCTCCCGTGCCCTGCAGGAGTCCTTCACCGCCGTCGCCCGCATCCCCAAGCCCGTCGTCGCGGCCGTCACCGGCTACGCCCTCGGCGGCGGCTGCGAGCTGGCGCTCTGTGCCGACTACCGGATCGCCGCCGACAACGCGAAGCTCGGCCAGCCGGAGATCCTGCTCGGCCTGATCCCCGGCGCGGGCGGCACCCAGCGGCTGTCCCGGCTGATCGGCCCCTCGCGCGCCAAGGACCTCATCTTCACCGGCCGCATGGTGAAGGCGGAAGAGGCGCTCACCCTCGGCCTGGTGGACCGGGTCGTCCCCGCCGCGGAGGTGTACGAGCAGGCGCACGCGTGGGCCGCGGGGCTGGCCAAGGGCCCCGCACTGGCGCTGCGCGCGGCCAAGGAGTCGGTGGACGCCGGTCTCGAGACGGACATCGAGACGGGGCTCGCGGTGGAACGGAACTGGTTCGCGGGGCTGTTCGCCACGGAGGACCGGGAGCGCGGCATGCGCAGCTTCGTCGAGGAGGGGCCGGGCAAGGCCAAGTTCCTCTGA
- a CDS encoding ATP-binding protein — protein sequence MAGLEGVGQPRQRVGATAARWAPVADDEQALRILELFGSPVDGEVRLPSRPESAATARRLTQCVVLRQWSLPAQTGEHAVLLVSELVGNAVRHTGARVFGLRMLRRRGWIRIEVRDPSRGLPCLMPVTEMDTSGRGLFLVDKLADRWGVDLLPRGKTTWFEMRVTER from the coding sequence ATGGCGGGCCTCGAGGGTGTGGGACAACCGCGGCAGCGCGTCGGCGCCACCGCAGCACGGTGGGCACCAGTCGCCGACGACGAACAGGCCCTCAGGATCCTCGAGTTGTTCGGCAGTCCCGTCGACGGCGAAGTGCGCCTCCCCTCCCGTCCCGAATCGGCCGCGACCGCCCGCCGGCTCACCCAGTGCGTGGTGCTGCGCCAGTGGTCGCTCCCCGCGCAGACCGGCGAGCACGCGGTGCTGCTCGTCTCCGAACTGGTCGGCAACGCGGTGCGCCACACCGGCGCGCGGGTCTTCGGCCTGCGGATGCTGCGCCGCCGCGGCTGGATCCGCATCGAGGTCCGCGATCCGTCCCGGGGGCTGCCCTGTCTGATGCCCGTCACCGAGATGGACACGAGCGGCCGCGGCCTCTTCCTCGTCGACAAGCTCGCCGACCGGTGGGGCGTCGATCTGCTGCCGCGTGGCAAGACCACCTGGTTCGAGATGCGCGTCACCGAGCGCTGA